In Candidatus Nitrosotalea sinensis, one DNA window encodes the following:
- the dinB gene encoding DNA polymerase IV, with amino-acid sequence MNSRVIFHIDFDYFYAQCEEIRRPELKTRPVAVCVYSDRGGDSGAIATANYIARKYGVKSGMPIKFAKKKLEEIPEAVFLPTDFDYYTEVSDNAMKIIRDHADIFEYVGRDEAYLDVTKRTDQSFKNASHLAQQLKNSLRTTMKLSSTIGVSSNKLISKIASGHRKPDGLTIIEPQDMEAFLDPLPVRTIPGIGKKTEEKFTEMKIETIAQLRNIDVFTLNGLFGRKIGAYIYNAVRGIDDDPVSARHDPIQYSRIITLKQDSKDFQFLSEDLERLCEDLHHTIIKDNIQFRSVGIQFVQSDLSNRTKSRTLRNPTSSLEELRKTTLQLLKESLEDQKLPIRRLGVRVSDFSEMAGQADITRFF; translated from the coding sequence GTGAACAGCCGAGTCATATTCCACATTGATTTTGATTACTTCTATGCACAATGTGAAGAAATTAGAAGGCCGGAATTGAAGACTAGACCTGTTGCAGTTTGTGTATATTCTGACCGAGGAGGAGACAGTGGAGCAATTGCAACTGCAAACTATATCGCAAGAAAATACGGTGTCAAGTCAGGAATGCCCATCAAGTTTGCAAAAAAGAAATTAGAAGAGATTCCAGAAGCAGTTTTTTTGCCAACGGATTTTGATTATTACACCGAAGTCTCTGACAATGCAATGAAGATAATTAGAGACCATGCAGATATTTTTGAATACGTCGGAAGAGACGAGGCATATCTTGATGTGACCAAACGCACAGATCAAAGTTTTAAAAATGCATCACATTTAGCACAGCAGCTAAAAAATTCTCTTCGTACAACTATGAAACTTTCAAGCACTATAGGAGTTTCATCAAACAAGCTCATCTCCAAGATTGCATCAGGACATAGAAAACCAGATGGTTTGACAATTATAGAACCCCAAGACATGGAGGCATTTTTAGATCCCTTGCCAGTAAGGACAATTCCAGGAATAGGAAAAAAGACAGAAGAAAAATTCACAGAGATGAAGATTGAAACGATAGCACAGCTACGAAACATAGATGTATTTACACTAAACGGACTATTTGGAAGAAAGATAGGAGCATACATCTACAATGCAGTAAGAGGAATAGATGACGATCCAGTATCTGCAAGACACGACCCAATCCAATACAGTAGAATAATTACACTAAAGCAAGATTCCAAGGATTTCCAATTTTTATCAGAGGATTTAGAAAGATTATGCGAGGATTTGCACCATACCATAATCAAGGACAACATACAATTCAGATCAGTAGGAATACAATTTGTGCAATCAGATTTGTCAAACAGGACAAAATCAAGAACACTTCGCAATCCCACATCAAGCCTTGAGGAACTAAGGAAAACTACATTACAGCTGTTAAAAGAATCACTTGAAGATCAAAAACTTCCAATAAGGCGCCTAGGTGTGCGAGTTTCAGATTTCTCAGAGATGGCAGGACAGGCAGACATTACAAGATTCTTTTAA
- a CDS encoding DNA-binding protein gives MSRPSNIVFIGKKPILTYLNATLTLLANEPTVTIKARGNSIVTAVDVSQMIVKKMSAMGYRVSGVRIFSERLESKDGKERNVSTIEVDVSKN, from the coding sequence GTGTCAAGACCTTCCAATATTGTATTCATTGGGAAAAAACCCATTCTTACATATCTTAATGCAACACTTACACTTCTTGCAAATGAGCCAACCGTGACTATAAAGGCAAGGGGAAATAGCATCGTGACTGCTGTTGACGTATCTCAAATGATTGTGAAAAAAATGAGCGCCATGGGATACCGAGTAAGTGGAGTGAGAATATTCTCAGAAAGACTGGAATCTAAAGATGGAAAAGAAAGAAATGTATCCACTATTGAGGTAGACGTCTCAAAAAACTAG
- a CDS encoding proteasome assembly chaperone family protein, with the protein MGNEVFVKEIAPIDIKEGYLIDGFPYTGLANAIATESLVNTTAEFELAGVLDSELFPPISIVRDEVPNFPARILVNKNLKVAVFSSYLTPHESIHRDVARVMLKWAKEHKCSFIVSSSAIKGDDETPSVIGVGSTDVAKDKLRQANIPVLRNGTVPGIPGILLNEGKIENINVLVLLCKAKESGPDFRAGAEICMAMSKLVPGASCDLKSLLSEAEGIEENLKQAEHEAGPLKDAIYG; encoded by the coding sequence ATGGGAAATGAAGTATTTGTAAAAGAAATAGCACCAATAGACATCAAAGAGGGTTACCTCATAGATGGTTTTCCATATACAGGTTTAGCAAATGCAATTGCCACAGAGTCTCTTGTCAACACAACGGCTGAATTTGAGTTAGCAGGTGTCCTTGATTCAGAATTGTTTCCTCCAATCAGCATAGTAAGAGATGAGGTGCCAAACTTTCCTGCAAGAATTCTAGTTAACAAAAATCTCAAAGTAGCAGTATTTTCATCATATCTTACTCCACATGAATCAATTCATCGCGATGTAGCACGTGTCATGCTAAAATGGGCAAAAGAACACAAGTGTTCATTTATTGTCAGCAGTTCTGCAATAAAGGGGGATGATGAAACTCCATCAGTGATAGGAGTTGGAAGTACAGATGTGGCAAAGGACAAACTCAGACAAGCAAACATTCCAGTCTTGCGAAACGGTACAGTTCCAGGAATACCAGGAATTTTGTTAAATGAAGGCAAGATAGAGAACATCAATGTTTTGGTGTTATTATGCAAGGCAAAAGAATCTGGCCCTGATTTTAGAGCCGGTGCAGAGATTTGCATGGCAATGTCAAAACTCGTTCCAGGAGCCTCATGTGATCTGAAATCGTTACTCAGTGAAGCAGAAGGCATAGAAGAGAATCTCAAACAAGCAGAGCACGAAGCAGGCCCACTCAAGGATGCAATTTATGGATGA
- a CDS encoding Lrp/AsnC ligand binding domain-containing protein encodes METLYILINCDLGSEVEIINELAKIPEVKEVRGTYGIYDIFVKLQADSSSILESLITHKIRRLPKVRSTVTLTPILSQGGR; translated from the coding sequence ATGGAAACACTCTACATCCTGATTAACTGTGATCTAGGCTCAGAGGTAGAGATAATCAACGAGCTTGCAAAAATACCTGAAGTAAAAGAAGTACGAGGAACATACGGAATATATGACATATTTGTAAAACTCCAGGCTGATTCTAGCTCTATACTTGAATCTCTAATTACGCACAAGATTAGACGACTTCCAAAAGTTCGTTCTACTGTGACACTAACCCCAATCCTTTCCCAAGGTGGGCGTTAA
- a CDS encoding class I tRNA ligase family protein, with protein sequence MLRLYNSFSLSKEDFVPFEKNLAKVFICGPTVYDYMHLGHARIFLTYDILSRFLNDQGIKTDVLVNITDINQQVFRKAKENNTACKQVAEFYTNEFISDLSLLGIKSVSRIVYVSDYVPFIESEIKKLEEKQIAYYAHGNVYLDVSQVQNYGKLSQQTRDQIDMHRLDIGPGKRNPEDIMLWNCSEDFDFTWESEFGKGVPWWHMQDTAVAIANFGKNYDIHGGAHELLYPHHEAHLAQYQLITGEQSPIKTWMHVGLVLSNGEKMSKSIGNVVWVKDLVKKYGHELIRLYLFSRHYREDLNFSEKDMLAQKPLLELIHLTRLSVSEYTDDSLLPAMHRFVDSLCDDLDTPAVLSHLEKICQNVQEGTKLSKTDFNRMCMILGITI encoded by the coding sequence ATGCTCCGACTCTACAATTCTTTTTCTCTATCTAAAGAGGACTTTGTTCCGTTTGAAAAAAATCTGGCCAAGGTATTCATCTGTGGTCCTACTGTTTATGACTACATGCATCTTGGACATGCCAGAATTTTTTTAACATATGACATTTTATCCCGATTTTTAAATGATCAAGGAATCAAAACCGATGTTCTTGTAAATATTACTGACATCAACCAACAGGTGTTTCGTAAAGCCAAAGAAAACAACACTGCCTGTAAACAGGTTGCAGAATTTTACACAAATGAATTCATATCTGATCTAAGTTTGCTTGGAATAAAAAGCGTAAGCAGAATTGTATATGTTTCAGATTATGTTCCATTTATCGAATCTGAAATAAAAAAACTAGAAGAAAAACAAATTGCCTACTATGCACATGGCAATGTCTACCTGGATGTCTCTCAGGTGCAAAATTATGGAAAACTGTCGCAACAAACTAGAGACCAAATAGACATGCATAGGCTTGACATTGGACCTGGAAAAAGAAATCCTGAGGATATAATGCTGTGGAATTGTAGTGAAGATTTTGACTTTACTTGGGAAAGTGAGTTTGGCAAAGGTGTACCATGGTGGCATATGCAAGATACCGCAGTGGCAATTGCAAATTTTGGTAAAAATTATGACATACATGGAGGTGCACATGAGCTCTTGTATCCTCATCATGAGGCGCATCTTGCACAATACCAGTTAATTACAGGAGAACAATCACCCATCAAAACCTGGATGCATGTAGGCCTTGTCTTGTCAAATGGGGAGAAGATGTCAAAATCCATCGGAAATGTTGTATGGGTAAAAGATCTGGTAAAAAAATATGGACATGAATTGATACGTCTGTATCTGTTTTCACGACATTATAGAGAAGATCTTAATTTTTCTGAAAAAGACATGCTTGCGCAAAAACCGTTGCTTGAGCTCATACATCTCACTAGATTGAGTGTTTCAGAATATACCGATGACAGTCTCCTGCCTGCTATGCATAGGTTTGTAGATTCTTTGTGTGATGATCTTGACACACCAGCGGTACTCTCACATCTTGAAAAAATATGTCAAAATGTACAAGAGGGCACAAAATTGAGTAAGACTGATTTTAATCGTATGTGCATGATACTTGGCATCACGATATGA
- a CDS encoding GNAT family N-acetyltransferase, with the protein MISRIEENDLGFTSLWSNAKKMECGTLFLNTLFTDDLFFNKLSDVSCISEQMIDESIKYFQKEHLLPCVYSVNYKELENLLERKGFVHHDTLHVLKRNTGENRKISAIKINTDTVSLWTDIFCRAYDCLEWGPDVTKAVENSLQCADYFIDESKSSCVALYEKNDILGLYCLGTVTDRRNSGLASLLVDFASNEVKSRSLECLILETYGRDNLLKFYSKLGFEQVYEKKVYTI; encoded by the coding sequence ATGATTTCACGAATTGAAGAAAATGATCTAGGTTTTACTAGCCTCTGGAGCAATGCTAAAAAAATGGAATGTGGCACATTGTTCCTAAATACATTGTTTACAGATGATCTTTTTTTTAACAAATTATCTGATGTTTCATGTATTAGCGAGCAAATGATTGATGAATCCATAAAATATTTTCAGAAAGAACATTTGCTCCCCTGTGTATATTCTGTAAATTATAAAGAACTTGAAAATCTGCTTGAAAGAAAAGGATTTGTGCATCATGATACGTTGCACGTATTAAAAAGAAATACTGGAGAAAATAGGAAAATAAGTGCAATCAAAATAAACACTGATACTGTTTCACTGTGGACTGATATTTTTTGCAGGGCATATGATTGTCTAGAATGGGGACCAGATGTGACAAAAGCTGTTGAAAATTCGTTACAGTGTGCAGATTACTTTATAGATGAATCAAAGAGCTCATGCGTGGCTCTATATGAGAAAAATGATATTCTTGGCCTGTATTGTCTTGGAACCGTCACTGATCGAAGAAATAGCGGGCTTGCCTCACTGCTTGTTGACTTTGCATCAAATGAGGTCAAATCAAGGTCTTTAGAATGCCTTATCCTGGAAACATATGGCAGGGATAATCTTTTGAAATTTTATTCAAAGCTTGGATTTGAACAGGTCTATGAAAAAAAAGTCTATACTATTTGA
- a CDS encoding deoxyhypusine synthase — translation MIKPGKPVKDISIKKGDSIESIFEQMSKSGGFESKNLVDGLNILTSMIEDKNCLKFMSFVGAVVSTGLRGIITDMVKNKMCDVIITTCGALDHDIARHYSNYLEGSFTMDDSELVEKEIHRLGNVLVPLKSYGPLIEEKMQGFLQKAYKEGKKDMSTHEITKMIGENLGEDSFLYWASKNNIPVIVPGIMDGAVGSQIWMFSQNHADFKLNIVADGDLLSGLIFKAKKSGALMIGGGISKHHTLWWNQYREGLDYAVYITTAQEFDGSLSGALVREAISWGKVTKNAKQTTIHAEATTILPFLYSALVSKLK, via the coding sequence ATGATAAAGCCTGGTAAACCAGTTAAAGACATATCCATCAAGAAAGGAGATTCCATAGAGTCAATATTTGAACAAATGTCAAAATCAGGTGGATTTGAATCCAAGAATCTGGTAGACGGCCTCAACATACTAACTTCCATGATCGAAGACAAGAATTGTTTGAAATTCATGTCATTTGTGGGGGCAGTGGTGTCAACCGGCCTGAGAGGCATAATTACAGACATGGTGAAAAACAAAATGTGTGATGTCATAATAACAACATGCGGTGCGCTAGATCATGATATTGCTCGACATTATTCCAATTATCTAGAAGGATCATTTACAATGGATGATAGTGAGCTTGTCGAAAAAGAAATTCACAGATTAGGAAATGTTCTAGTCCCTCTGAAAAGCTACGGTCCACTCATAGAAGAAAAGATGCAGGGCTTTTTGCAAAAAGCATACAAGGAAGGCAAGAAAGACATGTCAACTCATGAGATAACAAAAATGATAGGTGAGAACTTGGGAGAAGACTCGTTCTTGTACTGGGCAAGCAAAAACAACATACCTGTAATAGTACCTGGCATAATGGACGGTGCAGTAGGAAGTCAAATCTGGATGTTTTCACAAAATCATGCAGATTTTAAGCTCAACATTGTTGCAGATGGCGACTTGTTGTCAGGATTGATATTCAAGGCAAAAAAATCAGGAGCACTCATGATAGGCGGCGGAATATCAAAACACCACACTTTATGGTGGAACCAATATCGAGAAGGTCTAGATTATGCAGTATACATTACAACAGCTCAAGAATTTGACGGAAGTCTTAGTGGAGCACTTGTCAGAGAAGCAATATCATGGGGCAAAGTGACAAAAAATGCCAAGCAGACTACAATCCATGCTGAAGCAACAACCATTCTACCTTTCCTTTATTCTGCACTAGTTTCCAAGCTCAAATAG
- a CDS encoding inositol-3-phosphate synthase — protein sequence MGKKIKIAIAGVGNCASAIIQGAKYYTENRHDTIGLTAYNIGGYEPGDIEVVAAFDVADTKVGKDVAEAIYARPNNTITVAEVPKTGVIVQKGPTLDGVGRHLSRIVTPSSDPDVNVKKILQDSGAEMLVNYLPVGSTNAVRHYASQALEAGIGFLNAIPVFIASEPKWQQAYADKKIPLAGDDVMSQLGATVVHKTLVKLFVDRGVQIDGTYQLNIGGDMDFYNMLDEERLEDKRISKTSAVKAMADYDIPMRIGPSDYVDFIDNEKICYINLEGKYFGKIPVKLDLKLKVIDAYNSAGIMIDAIRGLKIALDRKLYGPMTSISSYCFKHPPIQMPYTEAKKAFGEFVEGKRDS from the coding sequence TTGGGTAAGAAAATAAAGATTGCAATAGCTGGAGTTGGTAATTGTGCTTCGGCAATAATTCAAGGTGCAAAATATTATACTGAAAATAGACATGACACAATCGGCCTTACGGCCTATAATATCGGAGGATATGAACCAGGAGATATTGAGGTTGTAGCGGCATTTGACGTGGCAGACACCAAAGTAGGCAAAGATGTAGCAGAAGCCATCTATGCAAGACCAAATAATACCATTACAGTGGCTGAAGTGCCAAAAACAGGTGTAATTGTACAAAAAGGTCCTACCCTTGACGGTGTTGGAAGACACCTAAGCAGAATCGTCACTCCTTCATCAGATCCTGATGTTAACGTAAAGAAAATTCTCCAAGACAGTGGGGCTGAGATGCTTGTGAATTATCTTCCAGTGGGAAGCACAAATGCAGTAAGACATTATGCAAGTCAGGCTTTGGAGGCAGGAATTGGATTTCTAAATGCCATCCCTGTGTTTATTGCATCTGAACCAAAATGGCAACAAGCCTATGCGGATAAGAAAATTCCACTTGCAGGAGATGATGTCATGAGTCAGCTAGGTGCTACCGTAGTTCACAAGACCCTTGTCAAACTCTTTGTGGATAGAGGTGTCCAGATTGATGGAACATATCAACTAAACATTGGTGGTGACATGGACTTTTACAACATGCTTGATGAGGAACGACTTGAGGACAAGAGAATAAGCAAGACCAGTGCTGTAAAAGCAATGGCAGATTATGATATTCCCATGAGAATTGGCCCAAGTGATTATGTTGATTTTATTGACAATGAGAAGATCTGTTACATTAATTTAGAAGGAAAGTACTTTGGTAAAATCCCAGTCAAATTAGATCTTAAACTCAAGGTAATTGATGCATACAATAGTGCAGGAATAATGATCGACGCAATAAGAGGATTAAAGATTGCACTTGATCGAAAATTGTATGGTCCAATGACTAGCATTTCCTCATACTGTTTCAAGCATCCTCCAATCCAGATGCCATATACTGAGGCAAAGAAAGCATTTGGAGAATTTGTAGAAGGCAAGAGAGACAGTTAG